Proteins co-encoded in one Capsicum annuum cultivar UCD-10X-F1 chromosome 9, UCD10Xv1.1, whole genome shotgun sequence genomic window:
- the LOC107841634 gene encoding fatty acyl-CoA reductase 2, chloroplastic-like, whose translation MTMLHFQNIFTLNTRVPTTKLFSGNSHFSSKFISYKIRSKKSSHLTLGIDHVIGPSSFSSSSIKALGDHQGDVLPNNGIGIVEFFEAKNLFVTGATGFFAKVLIEKMLRTTPKINKIYLLIRAKDKEAAFDRLTSEIMESKLFKCLKEMHGESYESIIRSKLVPIVGNIHEPNLGMDRIIAHQIAHEIDLIVDCAANTTFDLRYDLALEANVNGPYQLMLFAKKCKNLKLLIHFSTAYASGQREGLIYEKPFTMGGSITKEKVTSHSPSTKFPSLIAANELDFVSKLKNAIENNCFKQIMKDLGDERAKLYGWHDTYSFTKAMGEMVIDSMREGIPIVIIRPSTITSTYEQPFSGWVQGFRVIDPAIVFYGKGDFPGVLGDPNCLVDVVPVDVVVNATMAAIAKHGHLQIPELNVYHVASSSVNPLSSSQLMNYCYEFFHSFPFVNSKGDQVKVKNMKYFDNMSDFSNYISKKLLKQPDDVQELNEVEHSKMQIRFKRKVEYLKNFSKVYEPYAFYKGWFHNGNMRKLMEDMSEEERKNFDIDLSKINWRNYFLGIHILGVKEHVLKGRS comes from the exons ATGACAATGCTTcactttcaaaatattttcactCTTAATACAAGAGTACCAACAACTAAGTTGTTTTCTGGAAATAGTCATTTCTCTAGCAAATTTATTTCATACAAAATTAGATCAAAGAAAAGTAGTCACTTAACTTTAGGAATTGATCATGTCATTGgcccttcttcattttcttcctcttctattaAAGCATTGGGTGATCATCAAGGAGATGTTTTACCTAATAATGGAATAGGGATTGTTGAGTTTTTTGAGGCCAAAAATCTTTTTGTCACTGGTGCTACAGGTTTTTTTGCAAAAG TTTTGATTGAAAAGATGCTAAGAACCACACCAAAGATAAACAAAATCTACCTCCTTATCAGGGCAAAGGATAAGGAAGCTGCATTTGACAGATTAACAAGTGAA ATAATGGAGTCCAAATTATTCAAATGCCTAAAAGAGATGCATGGGGAATCTTATGAGTCAATCATAAGAAGTAAATTGGTTCCTATAGTTGGAAATATTCATGAGCCAAACCTTGGTATGGATAGAATTATTGCTCACCAAATTGCTCATGAAATTGATTTGATTGTTGATTGTGCAGCAAACACCACATTTGACTTGAG GTATGACTTAGCCCTTGAAGCTAATGTGAATGGTCCATATCAACTCATGTTGTTTGCCAAGAAATGCAAGAACTTGAAACTCCTCATCCATTTTTCGACCG CATATGCCAGTGGCCAAAGAGAAGGCCTAATATATGAGAAGCCTTTCACCATGGGAGGAAGCATAACAAAGGAAAAGGTCACATCACATTCTCCATCTACTAAGTTTCCATCTCTTATTGCTGCCAATGAGTTGGACTTTGTTTCAAAGTTGAAGAATGCTATTGAAAATAATTGCTTCAAGCAAATTATGAAAGACTTAGGAGATGAGAG gGCGAAATTATATGGATGGCATGATACATATTCGTTCACAAAGGCCATGGGGGAGATGGTGATCGATAGCATGAGGGAGGGCATACCAATAGTTATTATTCGTCCCTCTACGATAACTAGTACTTATGAACAACCTTTTTCAGGATGGGTACAAGGATTTAG GGTAATTGACCCTGCAATTGTTTTCTATGGAAAAGGGGACTTTCCAGGTGTTCTTGGAGATCCAAATTGCCTTGTCGATGTG GTTCCAGTTGATGTGGTTGTAAATGCTACAATGGCTGCTATTGCTAAGCATGGACACTTACAAATTCCAGAGCTAAATGTCTATCATGTAGCATCTTCATCAGTGAATCCTTTATCATCATCACAACTTATGAACTATTGCTATGAGTTTTTCCATTCTTTTCCTTTTGTTAACTCAAAAGGAGATCAAGTGAAGGTTAAGAATATGAAATACTTTGATAATATGTCAGACTTTTCGAATTATATTTCGAAGAAATTACTCAAGCAACCTGATGATGTACAAGAATTAAATGAAGTTGAGCATTCAAAAATGCAAATAAGGTTTAAAAGGAAGGTGGAATATTTGAAGAACTTTAGCAAGGTTTATGAACCATATGCATTCTACAAAGGGTG GTTTCACAATGGTAATATGAGAAAGCTAATGGAAGATATGtcagaagaagagagaaaaaacttTGACATTGATTTATCAAAGATAAATTGGAGGAATTATTTTTTAGGAATTCATATACTTGGAGTGAAAGAACATGTATTAAAAGGCAGATCATAG